AAATTGGTATGCATGAAACTGTGATGAACATTCTATAACCTCACAGGCTCGGTATCTTGAATGCGAATCATGGTACAGTAAATAACGTGATTGTCTTGATCAGGCTTTGATCAACATGTTTCTTCTAATTACTCAACAATATAAAGGTCACCACTAAAAGTAAAAGCATGATTGGGGAACCTAAGCAATTTTCTTTCATCAGAAAAACAAACTAAGCATGTTTCCTTAGCCCAAATACAATCAATCAGCAAATTTATACGTTGTCCACAAACATTATTATAACCAACAACATCAATGTCGCAAATGAGGCAATTAGAAACAATcttatcaagaaaaaaaggataaaaattgAGTTGCCCCAACTCAAAGCAAAGCCCCTGGAAGAGCACCAAAAATCCTTCAAAGAGTACAAAACAAACAGAGAAAACCGGTACGCAAATAATAGCAAACAACAAATCTTCAAGTCTTTGTATTATTAATATAGAATGACCTGCAACATATGACAACCAGTGTAATCTTGTCAATGTTGTGAATCTGTCACAGAAACACATCTAATAATTATGCtaattagggaaaaaaaaaaacaccatgGAACTTGAGATTTTTCTCATTGGAAATGTATTTTacctttaaaaatatatttttgcagACAGTTAGAAAACCTCTCTTAATTACCTGTAATGACTTCGTGGCCAGCAGTTTTTCCCAGATTAAGCGTGTCCTGCTACCATAATTACAGAAGCCACACTTGCGGCAGTATTCAACACATTTGCCCCAATTGATGCACTGTTCAACCAGAACTCTCGTTTATCTTTCTGGAAAGTCAGACAGAAGTAAGTAATCAATCAAGTTATACTAATACCACAGCCAACTTAGAAACTAGATGATCATTGATGATTTCATCAGCCAACTTCCTAAATAGATACATTAATTTGTAGTTTCCTCGCCTTTTGCTGTTCAAGCAGTTCATTGGTGGCACGAATCCCTTCTACGGTGCGGGCTATTTCTGACTCCAGTTGGGCCAATTGTTCGGTATCTTGATTCCAGTTTGCTTGTTTGACAGCAGCATCTAAAAAGACAAAGTTATACACGAAATTTCAATGTAAATTGGGGCATATCTACGGTGATGTATGATTATGACGTAGTTTACTAGTAATAATACGTACCTTTGAGCTGGTTCTTGAATTCAATGATGTATTTGTGGGTCTTCATAGCTACGAGTACTCCGTTTTTCTTTAACTCATCCACAGCTGCTTCCTCGAATTTTGCTCGAATTGCATGCCTCATATGTTCCACCACAGAAAGGTAGGTTGGCTTAACAACCTAAAGCATTTTGAACTCTTTAAGCAATGAATATACAAATTTAGCTGAGAACAAATAATACATAGTTGAATTTTCAATCGATGAATAATAGTTGTAAATCAAATTTAACTTCACCAATATATCATTGTAACAATTCCTAGGGTACCTTCATGATGTTTTCAATTAGCTGCTTCCTGCTTGCGTCCCTTTTGGTCTCATCATAGTGTTGAGCTTCCTCATCATACCTGGATAAAAGCTTTGAACAATCATCAATAACCTCTTGATAGATTTAACTATCCAAATTATCAAAAAATATGAGCACACAATCAGCAATgcaaaggatttttttttttgggtacgaGTTTCTTTGTGGAATTTATAATCACACCATGCACATAGAATAATAGTTTGGATTACATTTTCTAGAGAGTGTTCTGGGAAAAAGTTACTATAGTACCTTTTAGACTATGATATATTTAAGATAAAACGGTAACTGagaaatgtgcaaaataaaTATAGCATCAGACTAAGGAATTTTACATAGTACTACCATAAAGAGTATCAATTCTAAAAACTCGAGAATCCTAAGGATATTGCAAGGCACACTTACTCAGACAGATTAATGGCAATTATTGGACTGACTTTAGCGCCAAAGCCTTGTACTGCACCTGAGATTGCATCCTTCTCAATTTGAAGCCAGGACTGGGAACcattttcaatgaaattacaataattaattattatgGTCACGCACATATACATATGTCCTGTGAAATCCAAATCAAAAGCAAGAAATGTGTGCTTGTTACCCTATTCTCGTAAAAATTCTGATACTTCTCTTCAGCAATTTTGTTACAGCGTATTTCAGCAACCATGATCTACCAATTAATTGAAAACAGAATATTAATTAACATTGCAAGGAAACTGAAAACAGTATACAAGACCACTACTACAGTGACTTTtaattaatcaattaattaatgTTTTTACTCGGTAATGAGGTAAGTCAAGGTCCTTGTCCTCCTTAATTTTGTCCCAGATTTTCTTTGCATAATCAGCAAAACCCGAGGCTGGCGTACTCCCTGCAGCACCTTCACCAGATGTAGAAATGGAGATAATCCGCTCTCTCAGACCAGCAACCTTCTCAATGGAATATCAaattttattggaaaaaaaaaaagacgaaaGGGTTAACCATGACCAAAAATcgccaaataataataataacataaAAAAAGCAGACCACACACATCGATAGACAAGTGTGTGAGGTACAGTAAACACCATATTCGTACTCTAAGAGAGAATGGAATATTGGAAGTATAAGTACCTCATTTTCAAACTGTTCTGGCTTGTCTTCAAAATTCGATAGTGCTACCACTTTAATCTGAGCAATCACAAGCCGATAAATCAAACAAGATATACCAACTAAGATTTTGATTTAAGTtctcaaattttgattttgttttatTCAGTCGTTTATTTTCggattttgttttaattatatcACTTTGGAGCTCATGTCATGTTGTAGATCGACTCAAGATTTGGAGGATAAAGTATACCAGGAAAAAACTAGGCAAGTTTCATGCTCTAGGTTTATTTAATTTCTGCttctgtttctttcttgttttcgtCCTTTAGTTTACACAAATTAAAGAATAGAATTCAGATCCAAATTAAAAGAGGGGAAAAAGATGTGCAATGGTTCGCCATATCGTCCGATTTCGAGATGATTCTGACGATATGTAATCGGAACGGTGCTTGCCGGTACGAGATCGATGGCCAAATCAATGAATGACCTGTCTCCGAGTTGACTCCAGCTGACTCAGCTCGGCTGATATTAGCCGAGTCAATTCAACGAGACAAGAAATCAGCCAAAATTGGGCGATTCATGATGATCCGACAAGCGATATAGAAGTTCATGGAACGTTTTGATATTTGAGTATATTGATGTTTGGGGCTTTCTCTGAagcttttttcattttctagttaAGATATGAgttttttttcatgaattttgatgataaaatcatctttttcaaacaaaagaatcataaggtttttggccaaaattttgCTTCAGTAGAACTGTAGAAGGCAGAGCCGAAGTTCGCTAAAGAAGACGATGAGCAATCTCTAGGTTTAAATTTTAGACAATTAAGGCAAAGATTTCACACTATTTACCAAAATATCACCTATATTCTCTACTATATGTTGGTTTAACCGTGGCGCCTATGCAACTACTTCttatctttttcaaaataaaataaatttataaaaaggCCAAAATCCTTTTATGTCTTagtatgattaaaaaaaaaccattttcactaaataaatattcttcatttttcactaaataaattaaaattaaaatattttatggTAAACTTCATAAGTATTAGCTATCgcaatatacatattaaaattaaaatattaaaatgaaatactttaTGTAATcgcaataaattaaaattaatgaaccatgtacaattttttatgaaattctctattttttagtaattttttttaaaattttttgaaaatttttacatgTTATAATATACATATCATCCGATATTCAACCGATATACTGTAACGGATGTGAAACAATTGCGACCATGATCCGCAATCGCGAATCATGTGTGCAAAGATTATTAGAAGTCGCAGGTCTTACATTGAAGAAATCTTCTAGTGAAGCATTCAGCTGTGCTTCGGGCTTCTTCATTCCTCCCATATCTACAATATTATATAAAACATCAGTAGCACGATATCATGAGAATTTATAACAATTACAGATGATTTTTACCTTGTACATTCCTTCTTTCAGCTGTTCTTCCAACTTATCCAGAGGGCACTAGATTCAAAACAATTCATCAGATGAATTGTTGTGATTAAGCACTAGTTAATTAATCAACGGAAtatcaagaaaatagaaaagaaaaggaaataataaTCTATACCTTGTTTTTGTCACGGAGAACAAACACTAGATTCACCTTTCGTCGAGtacaaaattttctaatcattaCCTGAGGAGCACAGTGTTATAGAGATAATACTATATACCACAAACACCAACAAATTATTGAGCCGTGAAAGTTGCTTACCTCAAATATAGTTCGTAAGAGTGGCCGATTCCCTCCATTATTAAGGTTAACAGTATAACACTTCCTGTTTGATTAATAAAAAGTTGGCTTAATATGTTGTATGAAGTACCTCCTTCGATGAGTAGATTTTAAGgagaatatatatacataaaaatTAACAACTTCAGCTACAtttaatgaaattgaattacCAATTTAAAAGTTTGAACATTTATGGTACCTTGAGTTAATTAATCGTAAGAAAATAGCGGACAATTGCTAATGAAATTACTGAATAACATGTCCATAATTTTGCGTACTGAAAATGTTAAAATGTAGAGTTGACTtcgttaaaaaagaaaaaaaaaatagagacaACCGTGGTTGGCAAGGAGGCGATATTATATAAGGGTAAATTACATACAACCTCCAATGGTTTCGTCTATTGCCACATGATCCACTTAATGTTTCAAATATCCACTTTATGCCCTTATGATTTTATTTAAAGTGGAAACTTTATGAAAAATAGCCTATGTAACATCTTTAATTGAAATACCATTAGTGCCCTTACTTAAACATTAAATCGGTTGATAGCTTAACTACCTTATATAAAAGTAATGCAAAAATTACAAGGGGACAAAGTGGATATTTATACAAACCATAAGGGATTTACATGGAGATTAAAATTTTATCACATGTACTTTTAGAGCGCGTTTGGTATAAATGCCGTAATTAATTGTGCATTCCATCCATTTTTTCACTTTATATAAACCATAGGGGATTACGTGGCTATGTTGAAAACTTAGAAAGGATATCTGACATTATGTAAAATTGCAGGGTGTTATAAGTAATTTAccctatttataagggtaaaattgtcCTCCTATTCTGGATAACCAACGGAAAGTATGTGACTCGACGCACTTATGGGTATAAAGTATATATCAGTCCATACTaactaggggtgcaaacgaatcgagccgctcccGAGCGGCTCGATTCAAGCTCGAGTTCAAaacattaagctcgttagctcacgagctcgagtatatatatatatatatatatattttttttatttttattttaatagtaaaattacataaatatccttaatattttattatttattaagaaaaaatattatattatttatttttttaaaaataaaataattatttttatttttttcgagctcgagctcgaactcaagCTCAAACTCGGCTcgaatcgagtcgagctcgagctcgagcttgaaaattgccagctcgtcgagctcgagctcgagttcgagttcgagttcgatgaAATTAAGTCAAGACTCGGCTCGATAaggccaaaactcgactcggctcggctcgtttgcagcccaaccaaataccaaatTGGTTTATAATGGGTTAATCatattttatccccttaaagaatatcctatttctcagtttaccccctaacctttaattttgctcacttaactccctttaggacaaaattgcccttgcactattttgacttttcatttactttgttttcctttcttttatttctttttctctttcttctttttaaaatatcttaagattgaattaaataaagaagaaagagaaaaagaaataaaagaaaggaaaacaaggtaaataaaaagtcaaaataatgcaagggcaattttgtcctaaaggggattaagtgagcaaaattaaaggtttgGGGGTAAACTGAAAAATGtggtattctttaaggggataaatgGAGAAGTGATAgatgaattttttaaactatTCCCTCTTGGATGCTTACCTCTTAAGAATTTCAATAATCCTACTTGATTAACTTTAACTTTTAAAGCTGTTTATCTTTTCTCGAATTTAGGGAAAGGAAAAGACAAGACCGTTTGACATTGTGCTGCTTAAATTTAAAACCAAGCTTACATGTTGATTATGACTGTGTTTGAAACAGCCAAGCAAAATAGCGCAGTTTGTTTCTCAAACTTCGTATCATCCTGGAAAAAGACACAGGAAAACTGAATCAGAAAGTGAAGGCAATCAAATCTGGACAATTTAACCAGCAAAGTGGAGCACTCTTTACACTAATTAAGGTACGGTTTCCTAAGACATGTAAACTCTGTCATTTGAAGACAATAAATTTGAAAACTACCTCTCGCTCTGAGCCATCACTTCCTTCCGTATCAACAGCGAGGATTTCAGGGCCACCATTTGGATTTGGTAATGGGCATTTTGCCACCCAAATACCTTTTGTCGTTTGATGCCTAATGAGGTAATTAAAAGTAACCCAGAACAAAAAGAACACACAAGAAGTTAAAAGGGaaggggagggagagagagagatattGTACATGGATTATATAATTAAGCATGAAATTTGTCATTGTTATTAAAAATCGAATAAGGTCTTCATACATTCCCTGGCTGGCATCCATCACTTTGAATTTAGTGGAGTGCAGAGAATTCATAAGTGTGCTCTTTCCTGCATAAATCAAAACTTGCTGTGTAATTGGTCCCAAATCACAGATTTTGACTTGGATGGAAATTTGTAATAACAACTTGAGATGCACCCAACTAAAATATGTATTACCGGTACTTTGCACGCCGAAGACGGAGACAACAGCAACGGGACGGCTCACGGCAGCCAGTTTCAGATCATCTACAAATTTTGAGTTGAAATTTCCATCTCCATCTATGAGCAGAGTTGGATGGTTGCCCTCAACTTGTTGTGCTGAAGAAAATATTCACCTTTTagctagttatgcaaaataagcTGATAAAGGAAGCATAAATATATGAAAGAATCACCATCCTGTGAATCAAGAACTTACCCATGTAGACAAGATGAGAGGATGGAATTTGTGGAAGGAGGTAGAAGTCGTGCGAGATGATATCAAGAAAGGTTTATGACGGAGAATGGGTTGATGCAATCCGTGGTTTTCCAAAAGTGTGGAAAGTTTTGGGTGATTTCTCAAGACCTTTATATCAAAAAATGTAACTCGTTAGGTTAGACTAATCCGGAGTGGAAACTTTTAAAAAGCGTCTTTTGTGTCTTTTCGTGTTCCTGTGTTGGTTTCCATCTGTCACTTACCGTTAAATTATATAGAAATGATTGTATGACATAAACTAAGATTAATGCACTGCATTGACTCATTGGCCATGCCCTTCATTTGTTTGGACAACAATTTATTttgccaaatatatttgcttacatcattattacaatttccaatacacctttttaccttttcaattacctttttatctcacatacatcacatcacaaaaagtgctacagtaaaaatatctcaaataatttacaattcaaacagAGCCTACCTTCATCGTGTCTGTTTGATCAAATGTTAGCCTATTTTCAGAGGGGAAAAAAACTTGGCCATCTTTTACACCCTAAAATTATTCAGGCAGTTTTTATTTTGACAACATAAATTTTCtaatttaatcattgaaaagaTCTATCGATTATTTTTCCAATAAAATTAGTAGTATTTCTCcaatgaaaggaaaaggaagaagaagctcTTATGGCTAAGGACTCAATGTGTATTGACTGACTCCACGATGactatttttctttgtttcagTGCAAGACTTCCATTTACCTTCGTCCATGTTTCTTTCCCATTTCTCAAATGTTGAGAGATGGTATTAAGATGGCTTGACGATGGAGAAAAAATGCCTATACTCAATGGTTTCCAAACTTTTGAAAGTTATGGATTATTTCACAAGACtttacataaaaataatttacagCATATTAGATGAATATACAAAGACATTTTTATAGATATCCAAGTATCAAGACTTTACTTCAAAATAATTAATGTACAGCATAATAGGTGCATCTGCAAGAAATACAGTATATGGTGTGATTTTGACTGCTATGATTATAAAAGTCGATACTATTTGCTTACCTAACAAATTGCCCGGAACAATTATTGGAACAAATATTGCTGATTTTGTGTCTTTTGCGCGTTTCCTCATAATAGCCACATCAAGAGATAATAAGCTTCGTGATGTTGATAGGGTTTCCAATACTCAACATTTAATTTTATTGCTACCACCATATACATATGTGTTAAACAAAGTTGGTCCCTGCTATATATAGGGATAATTTTACAAACCTCCCCAGAAATTTCTTATAATGTCACTTAGTTcccttgaaatttttaaaatctcacttgCCTCTTTTGGTTTGATATTTCTTGTAACATTATAATCCCTTTGGAAGAAAAACACAAGAAAGATGAAACTTTTGTTCCAATACTACCCTTATATTATCCTACTTATCAAAATTCataacaacaataaaaaataaaataaggttaaatttttataacatgtaaatatcttgaaaaattcaCACATATGAATagattattttagttttcaataCAACTTAAACAATACCatgaattaaaacatatttttccaaaaaatattttgatttcCTTAATTGTAACTTAACTGTGCACGAAATTTTTTAAGGTATTAATTACTCACCAAAATCCTCCTAAGTGGTTGACCTTGATTGGATTTAATTTA
This Coffea arabica cultivar ET-39 chromosome 3e, Coffea Arabica ET-39 HiFi, whole genome shotgun sequence DNA region includes the following protein-coding sequences:
- the LOC113736916 gene encoding protein ROOT HAIR DEFECTIVE 3-like isoform X2, with amino-acid sequence MGGMKKPEAQLNASLEDFFNIKVVALSNFEDKPEQFENEVAGLRERIISISTSGEGAAGSTPASGFADYAKKIWDKIKEDKDLDLPHYRIMVAEIRCNKIAEEKYQNFYENRSWLQIEKDAISGAVQGFGAKVSPIIAINLSEYDEEAQHYDETKRDASRKQLIENIMKVVKPTYLSVVEHMRHAIRAKFEEAAVDELKKNGVLVAMKTHKYIIEFKNQLKDAAVKQANWNQDTEQLAQLESEIARTVEGIRATNELLEQQKKDKREFWLNSASIGANVLNTAASVASVIMVAGHA
- the LOC113736916 gene encoding protein ROOT HAIR DEFECTIVE 3-like isoform X1; this translates as MGGMKKPEAQLNASLEDFFNIKVVALSNFEDKPEQFENEVAGLRERIISISTSGEGAAGSTPASGFADYAKKIWDKIKEDKDLDLPHYRIMVAEIRCNKIAEEKYQNFYENRSWLQIEKDAISGAVQGFGAKVSPIIAINLSEYDEEAQHYDETKRDASRKQLIENIMKVVKPTYLSVVEHMRHAIRAKFEEAAVDELKKNGVLVAMKTHKYIIEFKNQLKDAAVKQANWNQDTEQLAQLESEIARTVEGIRATNELLEQQKARKLQINKDKREFWLNSASIGANVLNTAASVASVIMVAGHA